A single Silvibacterium dinghuense DNA region contains:
- a CDS encoding VOC family protein yields MAAFPYTLAPWLNVRASSSPSALEFYKAALGAEERFHVDDGDGHIVARLSIHGAEFWLSDESPEHGNYSPESIHGCSVRLILSVPDPDARVARAVEMGAELLCPVQEDHGWRVGRIRDPFGHIWEIARPPSSAELTG; encoded by the coding sequence ATGGCTGCCTTCCCCTACACGCTTGCTCCCTGGCTGAATGTCCGCGCAAGCTCGAGCCCCAGCGCGCTGGAGTTTTACAAAGCCGCGCTCGGAGCCGAAGAGCGCTTTCACGTGGATGATGGGGATGGGCACATCGTCGCCCGGCTCTCGATCCATGGCGCAGAATTCTGGCTCTCCGATGAGTCTCCGGAGCATGGCAACTACAGCCCGGAGAGCATTCATGGCTGCTCGGTGCGCCTGATCCTTTCTGTTCCCGATCCAGACGCAAGGGTCGCACGCGCAGTAGAGATGGGCGCAGAGCTGCTTTGCCCTGTGCAGGAAGACCATGGTTGGCGTGTCGGACGCATCCGGGACCCATTCGGCCATATCTGGGAAATCGCGCGTCCTCCGTCCTCCGCAGAGCTGACAGGGTAG
- a CDS encoding MFS transporter, whose product MPTATLRASDDALLAAGSQSSLSSSSLKPQRGVFPVFLCGMLAFLELYCTQPMLPMLAHVFHASEASVSGTISASTFGVAISAALLALFGERLDRKKTIVASMVALAICTLLTATATSLPVLALWRMLQGLITPGVFILTIAYVTEEWPPLEVPRVMSYYVGGTVFGGFLGRISAGILAERLGWRPIFLVLGILGLFGAALAQRVLPPARPKERRIKSASPFTPVLANLQNPRLLATFGIGFCMLYTLISIFSYITFYLAAAPFHLSTAELSWLFTVYLCGLAATLAAGTVLARVGLRHGMVTAIGFCLGGLMLTLVPSLPVIGLGLAMASSGVFISQTCANSFLRDAAPAGSRVSAAGMYICSYYIGGTVGGILPAAAWRMAGWPGCVSLTSTLLITAGLLAFFGWKKRTAAPDPIPL is encoded by the coding sequence ATGCCCACCGCCACACTCAGGGCCTCGGACGATGCCCTGTTGGCCGCCGGGAGCCAATCTTCCCTGTCTTCTTCCAGCCTGAAGCCGCAACGCGGCGTTTTTCCCGTCTTCCTGTGCGGGATGCTCGCTTTTCTCGAGCTCTACTGCACGCAGCCGATGCTCCCCATGCTAGCGCATGTCTTCCACGCCTCAGAAGCCAGCGTGAGCGGCACGATCAGTGCTTCGACATTCGGGGTGGCCATCTCGGCCGCGCTGCTGGCGCTCTTCGGAGAACGCCTGGACCGTAAGAAAACGATCGTCGCTTCCATGGTGGCCCTGGCAATATGCACGCTGCTGACGGCCACAGCCACCAGTCTGCCTGTGCTGGCGTTATGGCGCATGCTGCAGGGATTGATTACGCCGGGCGTCTTCATTCTCACCATTGCCTATGTCACCGAAGAGTGGCCGCCGCTCGAGGTTCCCCGCGTGATGAGCTACTATGTCGGCGGCACGGTCTTTGGCGGATTCCTGGGACGCATTTCGGCCGGAATACTGGCAGAACGGCTGGGCTGGCGGCCGATCTTCCTGGTGCTGGGTATTCTGGGCCTGTTCGGCGCAGCCCTGGCGCAGAGAGTTCTCCCGCCCGCCCGCCCGAAAGAACGCAGAATCAAGAGCGCATCGCCTTTTACTCCGGTGCTGGCAAACCTGCAGAATCCACGCTTACTCGCAACCTTCGGCATCGGCTTCTGCATGCTGTACACGCTGATCTCGATCTTCAGCTACATCACCTTCTACCTGGCAGCCGCCCCTTTTCACCTTTCCACGGCGGAGCTGAGCTGGCTCTTCACCGTATACCTGTGCGGGCTGGCAGCGACGCTGGCGGCGGGAACAGTGCTGGCGCGGGTTGGCCTGCGGCACGGCATGGTAACCGCGATCGGCTTCTGCCTGGGTGGATTGATGTTGACGCTGGTGCCTTCCCTGCCGGTGATCGGGCTGGGACTGGCCATGGCCAGCTCCGGGGTCTTCATCTCACAGACCTGCGCCAACAGCTTCCTCCGTGACGCCGCACCGGCGGGAAGCCGGGTCTCTGCCGCGGGCATGTACATCTGCAGCTACTACATTGGCGGAACGGTGGGTGGCATTCTGCCCGCAGCGGCGTGGCGCATGGCGGGATGGCCCGGCTGCGTGTCCCTTACCAGCACGCTGCTGATCACAGCCGGCCTGCTGGCCTTCTTCGGATGGAAGAAGCGGACTGCGGCGCCCGATCCCATTCCGCTCTAA